GGCTTGGACGGTCAACCGTCCGAAGTGGGGCACCCCCGGCTGTCTAGGTTCATGACCGTAACACGCCCCGCAACACTCGTACAACTGTTCTAATCGAAGCTGATCGACAAGGGCCCCGGCCTGGGGCCCTCGGTCGACTTGCCATCGAACTATATGCTTAGAGCGTCGAAGACCTCACGCCGAGTGGGCCCACCGGTGGCGCCGGGTCGTGTCGGCACGTCCGGCTCAACACGGGTAAGCCCGCGCTCTCTCGGCTTGCGGGGGCTGAGCAGGAATCCCCCGACGCTACTAGCGGGGTTTGGAGGTTCGTCGGGCCGGTAGTTGACTACAGTGTCATCGGTTTTTAGCTGTCGGAGCCAACTCGTTAGTTTCCGTTCTAGCTCGGGTTCTAGGATTTCCCCGGCTAAACGTCTTCCGAGCAGTCTAAGCATTTGCGGCGGATAGGCTGAATCGTGTTCGCTTTTCACGCGCCATGGAATCAATTCCGGGTAGTGGGGGGTTTGTTGGACGGCGCCCATCATGCGTAACCTGTAATAGACAGCCTGTTCCGAAACCCCGTAAGTATCGGCTATCTGCCGATAAGTCTTCTTCTGCCCACGTAGCGACCTTAACTCGTCGTCGGGGGGGAGTTGCCGGGGCCGGGGCATGGCGGGGTCCTTCCGTTGCAAATGATCCACCGTCAAGCGGTCACAACCTAAGTAACATTACGTTACCGCATCGTTGGCGCTTGCAGGTGGGGGCGGCGCCTCCCGTCCAGGGGCGAGCCGGTTCCGCCCGAATCCTGCCCTACCATCCGGTTCAACGGGCGAGGCTGTGCCGTGGGTCACACGATGGCTGATCCTTTTAGTCGCGTTCTCGACACCTAGCCCAACCGGTCAGTCACACTGTGCGACCCTAAAGGATTAGGCCAGCGGCCTGCAATCAGCCAAAAAGTCATCACTTTTTCATTTGGTTTGCCAGCATCACAGTTCAGCAACCATTGACCATCACAAGTTGCCCACGATAGTCCAACATGCTAGGGCGACCAACCTTGATCCTGCTTCGCCATTCATGCGCGCTTGCGTCATTTCCGCTCGGTTGACACCCCGGCTTGTCGCCGCGATGGACGGCCACGGCCCGAGGCGGCGCGACCCCGCCGGGAGCCAACTACGTTGGTCTGACTGGCTGGCTGACACCTCGGGGCATGAGGGTCAACCCGCGTACCAACGGCCGCGACACCTCTAGTTGTCCGGGGGTAAGTTGGCTGGAGGGCGTGAGCCCGACGTGAGCCCGGTGTGAGCCCGGACGTCTCTGAACCAACCGTCAGCCGATGAAGTCAGTCGGCACGAAGAAGGGTGCCTACCAGGACTGATAGGCACCCTTCACTACTTGATGGAACCTGCTAATACGAGATTGATCTATCTACGGATCAGAAGGTTAGGGGTTCGAGTCCCTTCGGGCGCGCACGATCAACAGGGGTCTGACCTGCCGCTACGGCAGTTGGGCCCCTTTGCTTTTCTGTCCCCTGTGAACGGTTGGGTGCTCGTGCGACGAGCATCCCTCACGTCCCGGCCTGTCCAGTGGCAACCCGTCTTGTCCCGGTGGGTTTTGATCTTGGTTTCCGCCGTTTCCTTAAGAGCCCCGACGGTGGGACAGCGTTTGCGGCTGCCTCGGACCCGGACGACGGCACGCGGCTCGATGTGTCCCAGCCGCCGACGGTGGAGATGGCCGCCCCGTTGACCCGACCAGAATCGAAGCGCACACCCGGATCAGCGGTGACCGTCCCGCCCACGAAGTTGATCCCGGAACTGAACCGCACGCTGGCCCGCCGGACGTGCACGCGCGGTGGCGAAGGCCGCCAACCAGGCACGATGCGCCGTGTGCGGGGACGCCTACCCGAGCGCACGCCTACTCCCCGCCGCTGGCGACGATGAGCTACCGCTGTGCCCGGTCTGCGCATTCGATGGTGACGTGCACGTCACTGCGGGGCACGTCACCGCCTACCTGACCACCAGCATGATCGACCGATTCCTCGGCCAGCGGCCGAAGCCCGGTTACGCCGTTTTCCGAGCCGGGCTCGGGCTGACCACCACCACCCTCGCCAACCGCACCGATCCCGCCGCCGCGACCCAAGTGTTAAACCAGACCGCGAATGAAGCGATCGCCGCCGCTGACGGCTACGCTGCGGACGAAGCCGCACCTTGACGCCGAGCGCTGGTGAATGGTTTTCGGTATCGGCTGGTTTTGGGCGTGCGGGAATCGCCGATTGCGTGATTGGCCTGCTCCGGGTGGTGGATCCGAGGGATGCAGCGGGTTCGTGGCCTGCGGGTGGGCCGCCCGATTTCAGTGGTTCGGAGTGTTCAGGCGGGTGTGGTCTGGACGGCGGTGAACAGGTTGTCGAACGCGGACTGCCAGGGCCAGTGCTCGGGTAGGTGCAGGTGAACGGTGCGGGCTCGGTGCGCGAGGCGGGCGGCGACGTTGATGATCCGGGTCCGGATCGAGGCGGTTCTGGCGGTCGCGTTGGCGCCGGCAGTCAGGTGACCGGCGGTGCGGGTGAGGTTGTGGGCGATCGCGGCGCAAGTCAGCCAGGCGTCGTTGGCGCTGAACCGGCCGGACGGCAGGTGCGCGATAGGCCCGGCGATCAGGTCGGCGGTGACCTGCTCGATGATCGCGTGTTGGCGGTGCTGGGCTTCGGCCTGCACGAGGGTGAACGGGCTGTCGGTGAAGACCGCGTGATACCGGTAGGCCGCAAGGAGTTCCTCCTGGCCCGGAGCTTGGGCGGGGTCGTCGCGGCGGATCCGGCGCACGATCAGCCGGGCGGTCACCGCGTGGCGGGTGCCGACGAACGCGGTGTACTCGGTCTCGGCGATCTGCGCGTCGGAGATCCACCGCTCGGCGTCCTCGTCCCAGACGGCCTGCGGATATCGATGTCGATCCACTGGTTGTCGGCGATGCTCTCGCAAGCGGTGCGGATCTTCGCGTCGATGCGGGTGGTGACCGAGAACCGCACCCGGCGGCGTCGGCAGGCGGTGATGACGGTCTTGGCGTAGAACGCTGAGTCGGCCCGCAGGACGATCTCGCCGGTGGCGCCGCAGGCGCGGGCGGTGGTGATCGTCTCGGCGATCATGTTGGCCGCGCCGCGGGCGGAGCCGGCATTACCACTGCGCCGCCGGGTGGCGGCGATCACCGGCGCTGCGAGGGGTGTCGAGAGCGTGGCGAGGAGCGGGTTGTAGCCGCGCAGTTGCAGGTCCCGATTGTGGTAACCCAACTCGATCTCCAGCCCGACGCCGTCGACGCCGTCTTTCGACATCACCGGGCTGAGACGCTCATTGGCAACCTCGTACCTGAGTTGTAGCGGTTAGTGACCACTCCAGCCGAGGTTGTTCAGGAGGGGTCGGGCTGGCCTGTGTCGAGATGGGGTTGCAGGGTGTGCTGGTCGGCCTCGCTTGTCGCAGCCTGCCCATATGGTCGTGGCCTCCTGGTAGGCGAGGTTGAGGGGTGACGGTGTGGTCGGGTGGAGGGTAGGTCAGAGGGCGCGGTTGATGCAGGATCATCGAGCCCCGGATCGTCCCGCGTTGAAGGTGAAGATCGGCGACGTGGTGACGCTGGGTAAGAAAGACGAGCAGACCTGGCCTGCCTTCATTTGGGCGGTAGACGCCGCCGGGATTGGTGGCTGGGTGCCGGAGCGGTACTTTCGGCGCATCGGTGCCGCAGATGCCGCAGAGGTGGTGCGAGGCTATGACACGACCGAGCTATCGGCAGACGCGGGTTCGGTGGTCAAAGTGTTGGACGTCGACGTAGAGAGCGGCTGGTTGTGGTGTCGAGCCGATAACGGTGCCGCTGGATGGGTTCCCATTTTGGCGCTGGAGGACGCTGAAGCTCCTTGAGTGAGACGTTCTCGAACCCAGCGTGAAGCTGAGGGCCTTCGTCGTTACCTGACGGGGCGGTGCCCTGAACGCTTGCTCGTCCGGATCAGCCCACCTGCGGGCAGCGAGCCGCGCACCGGGGCGGCTGCGCGTCCGGTCAGTCGTAGTAGCGGCGCAGTTCGCGGGTGAGTATCTTGCCGGTGGCGTTGCGCGGAAGGTACTTCACGAACACCACGTCCCGGGGCACCGAGAAGCGGGCGAGGTAGTGTCGGACGTACTCGCGGACCGCCTCCGGGTCGAGCGTCTCGCCGGGGTGCAGGGCGAGGAAGGCGGCGAGCCGCTGCCCGTATTCGGTGTCCGGTACGCCGATCACGGCCGCCTCGCGGACCTGGGGGAGCTGGGCGAGCAGGTGCTCCACCTCGGACGGGAAGACGTTCTCCCCACCGGAGACGATCATGTCGTCGGCGCGGCCGTCGACGAAGAGCTGGCCGTCGGCGTCCAGCCGGCCCAGGTCGCCGGTGTCGACCAGGCCGTCGCGGCGCTCCCGGTCGCCTCCCGAGGTGTACCCCTCGAAGAGCATCTCGTTGCCGACGAAGATGCGGCCGACCACGCCGCGGGGAACCGGCTCGCCCAGCTCGTCCAGGACGGCCACCCGGGTGCCGCGCGGGGGGCGCCCGGCGGTGGTCGGTGCGGTCCGCAGCTCCGCGGGCCCGGCGATGGCAGCCCACGAGACCTCAGTGGAGCCGTACAGGGTGTAGAGGACGTCGCCGTAGGTGTCCATGAAGGTGGTCGCGAGGCCGCCGGGCAGCGCGGAGCCGCTGAGCGCGACCGCCGTGAGCCGGGGGCGCGGGTCCGGCGGCGGCACCTCCATCAACCGCTGCACCATCACGGGTACGGCGAAGAGCGCGTTGCACCGGTGCGTGACGAGGGCGGCGAGCGTGGCGGCCGGATCGAAGCGGCGGTGCAGCACGATCGTGGTGCGCAGGGCGAAGCACACCTGGAGCGCGGCGAACCCCCAGGTGTGGAAGATCGGGGCGGCTATCAGCACCCGGTCCCGGACGTGCAGTGGGATCCGGTCGATGATGGCGACCAGTGGGCCGAAACCGTTCGGGGTGGGCCGCCGTGCGCCCTTCGGCGCCCCGGTGGTCCCCGACGTGAGGACGATGATCTGGCCGTCCTGCTCCGGTGGCCGCAGCTCGCTGGGGAGGACGCTCACCGTCAGCTCCTCGCGGGCCCGCTCGTCGAGGCGGGGCAGCTCGCTGGGGAGTCCGCGGAGCAGCTCGGCGAATTCGTCGTCGTGCACCAGCAGCCGCAGCCGGTGCTCCGCGGCGACGGTGGCGAGCTGCCCGGCCGAGAGCCCGGTGTTGACCAGCACGGCGTCGACGCCGAGCAGGGTGGCGGCGACGATGGTCTCGATCAGGCCGTGGTGGTTGCGGCCGAGCACGGCCATCCGGTCCCCGGCGTGCAGCCCGTACGCCGCGCGCAGCGCCCGGGCCAGCGATTCGGACCGGTCGAGCAGCTCGGCGTACGACAGCTTGGCACCGTGTTCGTCGATCACCGCCGTCCGGTCGGGGTCCCGTGCGGCGGCCTGGCGCAGCTCGCCGGCGAGGCTCCAGCCCCACCGGCGGAGCGCGTCCAGCTGGGCGGCGACGCGAATGGGGCGGCCGGGGGTGAGTAGCCCGCGCCGGTTCAGAGTGGCGACGATGAACGGCAGGTCCATGCCACGGCTCTCCTTCGGCGGTACGCGAAGGGCCCCCGGTGTGCCGGAGGCCCTTCGGTGACCAATGGTCCCGGTGACCGCGCACACCGCGCACCGAGGCGCCGGGCGGCCGGATGGCCCGGGTCAGCGGATCTGGACGCCGGAGATTGCCCGGGAGATGACCAGCCGCTGGATCTCCGAGGTGCCCTCGAAGATGGTGTAGATCTTGGCGTCCCGGTACCAGCGTTCGACCGGATGGTCGCGCAGGAAGCCGGCACCGCCGAGCAGTTGCACCGCCTTGTCGGTGACGGCGATGGCCACCTCGCCGGCTTTCAGCTTGGACATCGAACCCTCGCCCGCGGTGAAGGACCGGTTGTTGCGGCCCATCCAGGATGCGCGCCAGACCAGCAGTCGGGCGGCGTCGATCTCCATCTTCATGTCGGCCAGCGCGAACGCCACCGCCTGGTTCTCGATGATGGGTCGCCCGAACTGGACCCGTTCCTTCGCGTACTCCAGCGCGTACTCGTAGGCGGCGCGGGCCACGCCGAGCGCCTGCGCGCCGACGGTGGGCCGGGACAGCTCGAACGTGCGCATCGCCGCCTGCCCGGAGGCGCGCTGCCCGGAGCGGGCCCGGGCCAACCGCTGGTCCAGGGCGTCCTTGCCGCCGAGCAGGCAGCGCCCCGGCACCCGTACGTCGTCGAGGAAGACGTCAGCGGTGTGCGACGCGCGTAGACCCAGCTTGCGCAGCTTGCGGGTGGCGCTGAGCCCGGCGGTTCCCGGTGGTACGACGAACGCGGCCTGGCCCCGCGACCCCAACTCCGGGTCGACGGAGGCGGTGACCACGTGCACTCCGGCGATGCCGCCGTTGGTGGCGTACGCCTTCTGTCCGCGCAGCACCCACTCGTCGGTGGCCTCGTCGTAGACCGCCCGGGTGCGCATCGCGCCGACGTCGGAGCCGGCCTCCGGCTCGCTGGAGCAGAACGCCGCGACGGCGGGCGAGTCGATGTCGCCGAAGCACTGCGGCACCCACTCGACGAGTTGGTCGGGAGTGCCCGCCCCGTAGATGGCGGCGACGGCGAGACCGGTGCCGAAGATGCTCAGGCCGATGCCGGCGTCTCCCCAGAACAGCTCCTCGCTGGCGATGGGCAGGGAGAGCCCGGTGGGGTCGGCCCAGCAGGTGGTGAGGAACTCGAAACCGTAGAGGCCCACCTTGGCGGCCTCCTGGATGATCGGCCAAGGGGTCTCTTCCCGCGCGTCCCACTCGGCCGCGGCTGGGCGCACGACATCGGCGGCGAAGCCGTGCACCCAGTCGCGTAGATCCCGCTGTTCCTCCGTCAGGTCAAGCGAGAACTCGGCCATGTCAGGCCTTGGGGATGTCGAACAGGTTGGCGATGTTGGCGGCCAGGCCCAGGTCACCCTTGGCCTTCAGCTTGCCGCTCATGAACATCATCACCGGGTTGGCGCCACCAGAGACGATCTTGAGGAATTCCACCGGGCCCATGGTGAGGCTCAGCTTCGGGTCGTGCTGCGGGGTCTCGTTGACGGTGCAAGCGCCGTCGGCGATGGCTACCTCGTAGGTGTCGGTGCCGCCATCGGGACGCCCGGTGATGTTCCAGTGGATGGCTGCGCTGGTCGAGCCGGCCCGGTCGGCGCGGAACAGCTGCGGCATCCGGCCGAAGACCTCACTGAGGATCTTGCCGCGCAGGTCGCCGGACAGCACCTCGGCGATCTTGTCGTCGGGGGTGGACTTGACCAGCTGAGCGAACTCCTTGGGGCCCACGTTGGCGAAGTTGGCCGGGTCGAAGTCAGTCATGATGGCGCACCTTCCGGGATTGGCTACTCGCGCGTAACCCTACGCACGAGTAGGTATGCTCGCAAGGTGTCCAGCACCCCCACCTTCAAACGACTGCCCCGGGCCGTCCGCGAGCAGCAGATGCTCGACGCGGCCGTCAAGGTCTTCTCCCGTCGGGGCTACCACGCGGCCAGCATGGACGAGATCGCCGACAACGCCGGCATCTCCAAACCCATGGTGTACGCGTACCTGGGCACCAAGGAGGAGCTTTTCGTCGCCTGCCTCCACCGCGAGGGCACCCGGATGATGCAGGCCATCGCCGGCGCGGTCGCCCCCGACCTGCCCGCCGACCAGCGGCTCTGGCGCGGGCTGCGCGCGTTCTTCGGGTTCGTCGGCGCCCACCGGGACGGCTGGGCGGTGCTCTACCGACAGGCCCGCGGCGAGCAGCCGTTCGCCGGCGAACTCGCCGCGATGCGCGCCCGGCTGGTCGAGGTGGCCGCCGGGATGCTCGACCACGCGCTGCGCGCCGAGGGGCACGAGGTGGCCGAGACCGAGCTGGAGGTCGTCGCGTACGCCCTGGTGGGCGCGACCGAGTCGCTGGCCGACTGGCTCGCCGACCACTCGGAGGCCGACCCGGAGAAGACCGCCACCCGGATGATGAACGTCGCCTGGCTCGGCGCCGCCCAACTCCTGGGCGGCACGACCTGGCGCCCGCCCACGGTGTGAGCGAGAGTCTCGTCGCACGCCTCCAGGACGACGGGCCTCGTCGGCACGCCTTCCGAAGCGGAAGGGCCCTCGGTGACACCGTGGCCGTCACCGATCAACGGCGGCACGGCGTCGGTGGCGCACCCGGCGGACCACTTCGATCAGCACCGTGACCACCACGGACAGCCCCAGGCCGGTCAGGATGCCGCGGAGCGGATCCCGCTGAAACGCGGTCCCACCGAAGTAACCCAGCAGCACGTTGTACAGCGCCCAGGTCACCGCGGCGATCATGTCGTATACCAGGAACGACCGGAGTGGGTAGCGCACCGCACCCATGGTCAGCGTGACCGCTGTCCGGCCACCCGGGATGTACCGGGCGGTGGTGAGGATCATCCCCCCGTGCCGCTGCACCGCCCGGCGGGCCCACTCCGAGCTGGCCCGCCGCCGGCTGTCCTTCGGCACGTTGGCTAGCCGCCGCGCGCCGCCACCGCGCCCGATAGCGTACGAGACGTGGTCGCCGGCGATCGCGCCGAGCGCGGCGGACGCGGTGACTGCCGCCAGGTTCGGGTTGCCGCCGGTGGCGAGCACGGCGGCAGTGATCACTGCCGCCTCGCTGGGCACCACCGGGAAGAACGCGTCGACCGCGGTGAGCGTGAACAGCAGCAGGTATACCACGGGTGAGGTGACCAGCTGCCGCAGTAGGTCGAGCGCCGACTCCATGCCCTCATGCTCGGCGCCGGCGTGTCGACAGGGGCCTCTTCCGATCAAAAGACGTTAGGAAGGTGCCCTTCCCTCCGCTCGAAGGGTGCCGGTGAGGTGGGGGCGGGCGCGCGAGTCGTGCAGGGCGAAGTCACCGGCCGGGGTGCTACTGAAGCCGACCGTGCTGGGCAGCGGCAACGGCAGCTTGAACGCCACGTCGACGGTGTAGGCGTCCGGCAGTCGCGGCTCCAGCGCGGCGAGGCAGCGCGCCTTGCTCCACATGCCGTGCGCGATCGGCCGCGGGAAGCCGAACAACCGGGCCCCGAGCCGGGAGATGTGGATCGGGTTGTGGTCGCCGGACACCCGAGCGTAGGCCGGACCCACCGACGGCTCGACCCGCCAGCGGGCAGCGGCGGCCGGAGCCGGGGGCCGGTCACTCCGGTCGTTCCGGTCGTTCCGGTCGCCGTCGGGCGTGTGCTTCTTGCCGAGGTACGTGGAAACGCCGCGCCACACCTCCTCGCCGCCGACCGAGCCGATCAGCACCAGGTCGAGCTGCCGGCCCCGGTCGTGCGGGCGCAGGTTTTCCGCGTACGTCGTGAAGTCGAGCGTCTCGTCGGCGCTGACCGGGCGGTGCACGGTGATCCGGTTGCCGACGTGTACCACGCCGGCCAGCGGAATCGGGAACTCCGATGCCGTCATCAGGCGCAGCGCCAGCGGGAAGCCCATGACGTGCGGGAACGTCGCGGGCAGTCGGTCGGTGAGCCGGAACCCGCACACCCGGTCGTAATCCGCGAGGTGAGTTCGGTCGACGGCGACCCCGGCGACGGCCAGCTCGACCGCCGGCGGCTGCGGCGAACGTTGGCCGCCTCGGCCGGGCAGCGCGCCGAGCAACGCCCGGCGGTAGAGCGGTCCCGCCGCCGGCAGTTGCGTCAGTTCGACGCGGGACCGGGTGGCCCGCGCGGTGCCTGTGCCGATCTCGTGCGTCCGGTCGCCCGCCATCACGCCCCCAGCAGGCTCTGGCCGCAGACCCGGATGATGTTGCCGCTCACCGCGCCGCTCGCCGGCCAGGCGAGCCAGCCGATCGTCTCGGCCACGTCGACCGGCAGACCGCCCTGGGACATGCTGTTCATCCGCCGGCCGGCCTCACGCATCACCAGGGGGACACGCGCGGTCAACCGGGTCTCGATGAACCCCGGGGCGACGGCGTTGACGCTGATCTGCCGCTCGTGCAGCGCTGGGGCGAGCGACTGCACCAACCCGATCACACCGGCCTTGCTGGTGGCGTAGTTGGTCTGCCCGCGGTTGCCGGCGATCCCAGCGATCGAGGAGACCGCGACGATCCGTCCGCCGGCGGGGATCAGCTCCCGCTCCAGCAGCACGTCGTTGATCCGCTCCTGGCTGGACAGGTTGACGTCGAGTACCTGGTCCCACCGGTCGACGTCCATCCGGCCGAGGGTCTTGTCGCGGGTGATGCCCGCGTTGTGCACCAGCACGTCGACCCGACCGTGCCGGTCGGCCAGGTGTTCGGCCAGCCGCACCGGCGCGTCCGGGGTGGTCAGGTCGAGCTG
The sequence above is a segment of the Micromonospora sp. WMMA1363 genome. Coding sequences within it:
- a CDS encoding MaoC/PaaZ C-terminal domain-containing protein, which codes for MAGDRTHEIGTGTARATRSRVELTQLPAAGPLYRRALLGALPGRGGQRSPQPPAVELAVAGVAVDRTHLADYDRVCGFRLTDRLPATFPHVMGFPLALRLMTASEFPIPLAGVVHVGNRITVHRPVSADETLDFTTYAENLRPHDRGRQLDLVLIGSVGGEEVWRGVSTYLGKKHTPDGDRNDRNDRSDRPPAPAAAARWRVEPSVGPAYARVSGDHNPIHISRLGARLFGFPRPIAHGMWSKARCLAALEPRLPDAYTVDVAFKLPLPLPSTVGFSSTPAGDFALHDSRARPHLTGTLRAEGRAPS
- a CDS encoding acyl-CoA dehydrogenase family protein, translating into MAEFSLDLTEEQRDLRDWVHGFAADVVRPAAAEWDAREETPWPIIQEAAKVGLYGFEFLTTCWADPTGLSLPIASEELFWGDAGIGLSIFGTGLAVAAIYGAGTPDQLVEWVPQCFGDIDSPAVAAFCSSEPEAGSDVGAMRTRAVYDEATDEWVLRGQKAYATNGGIAGVHVVTASVDPELGSRGQAAFVVPPGTAGLSATRKLRKLGLRASHTADVFLDDVRVPGRCLLGGKDALDQRLARARSGQRASGQAAMRTFELSRPTVGAQALGVARAAYEYALEYAKERVQFGRPIIENQAVAFALADMKMEIDAARLLVWRASWMGRNNRSFTAGEGSMSKLKAGEVAIAVTDKAVQLLGGAGFLRDHPVERWYRDAKIYTIFEGTSEIQRLVISRAISGVQIR
- a CDS encoding TetR/AcrR family transcriptional regulator, with the translated sequence MSSTPTFKRLPRAVREQQMLDAAVKVFSRRGYHAASMDEIADNAGISKPMVYAYLGTKEELFVACLHREGTRMMQAIAGAVAPDLPADQRLWRGLRAFFGFVGAHRDGWAVLYRQARGEQPFAGELAAMRARLVEVAAGMLDHALRAEGHEVAETELEVVAYALVGATESLADWLADHSEADPEKTATRMMNVAWLGAAQLLGGTTWRPPTV
- a CDS encoding transposase — translated: MSKDGVDGVGLEIELGYHNRDLQLRGYNPLLATLSTPLAAPVIAATRRRSGNAGSARGAANMIAETITTARACGATGEIVLRADSAFYAKTVITACRRRRVRFSVTTRIDAKIRTACESIADNQWIDIDIRRPSGTRTPSGGSPTRRSPRPSTPRSSAPATR
- a CDS encoding DedA family protein, translating into MESALDLLRQLVTSPVVYLLLFTLTAVDAFFPVVPSEAAVITAAVLATGGNPNLAAVTASAALGAIAGDHVSYAIGRGGGARRLANVPKDSRRRASSEWARRAVQRHGGMILTTARYIPGGRTAVTLTMGAVRYPLRSFLVYDMIAAVTWALYNVLLGYFGGTAFQRDPLRGILTGLGLSVVVTVLIEVVRRVRHRRRAAVDR
- a CDS encoding SH3 domain-containing protein — its product is MQDHRAPDRPALKVKIGDVVTLGKKDEQTWPAFIWAVDAAGIGGWVPERYFRRIGAADAAEVVRGYDTTELSADAGSVVKVLDVDVESGWLWCRADNGAAGWVPILALEDAEAP
- a CDS encoding SCP2 sterol-binding domain-containing protein, which encodes MTDFDPANFANVGPKEFAQLVKSTPDDKIAEVLSGDLRGKILSEVFGRMPQLFRADRAGSTSAAIHWNITGRPDGGTDTYEVAIADGACTVNETPQHDPKLSLTMGPVEFLKIVSGGANPVMMFMSGKLKAKGDLGLAANIANLFDIPKA
- a CDS encoding transposase — encoded protein: MDRHRYPQAVWDEDAERWISDAQIAETEYTAFVGTRHAVTARLIVRRIRRDDPAQAPGQEELLAAYRYHAVFTDSPFTLVQAEAQHRQHAIIEQVTADLIAGPIAHLPSGRFSANDAWLTCAAIAHNLTRTAGHLTAGANATARTASIRTRIINVAARLAHRARTVHLHLPEHWPWQSAFDNLFTAVQTTPA
- a CDS encoding AMP-binding protein, which encodes MDLPFIVATLNRRGLLTPGRPIRVAAQLDALRRWGWSLAGELRQAAARDPDRTAVIDEHGAKLSYAELLDRSESLARALRAAYGLHAGDRMAVLGRNHHGLIETIVAATLLGVDAVLVNTGLSAGQLATVAAEHRLRLLVHDDEFAELLRGLPSELPRLDERAREELTVSVLPSELRPPEQDGQIIVLTSGTTGAPKGARRPTPNGFGPLVAIIDRIPLHVRDRVLIAAPIFHTWGFAALQVCFALRTTIVLHRRFDPAATLAALVTHRCNALFAVPVMVQRLMEVPPPDPRPRLTAVALSGSALPGGLATTFMDTYGDVLYTLYGSTEVSWAAIAGPAELRTAPTTAGRPPRGTRVAVLDELGEPVPRGVVGRIFVGNEMLFEGYTSGGDRERRDGLVDTGDLGRLDADGQLFVDGRADDMIVSGGENVFPSEVEHLLAQLPQVREAAVIGVPDTEYGQRLAAFLALHPGETLDPEAVREYVRHYLARFSVPRDVVFVKYLPRNATGKILTRELRRYYD